The Pleurodeles waltl isolate 20211129_DDA chromosome 6, aPleWal1.hap1.20221129, whole genome shotgun sequence genome has a segment encoding these proteins:
- the TNNI1 gene encoding troponin I, slow skeletal muscle — MKVLDLRGKFKRPPLRRVRVSADAMLRALLGSKHKVSMDLRANLKSVKKEDTEKERPVEVSDWRKNVEAMSGMEGRKKMFDAAKVPAGQ, encoded by the exons ATGAAAGTCCTGGACCTAAGAGGGAAGTTCAAACGTCCCCCTCTGCGGCGAGTGCGTGTCTCAGCAGACGCCATGCTGAGAGCTCTGCTCGGCTCCAAACACAAGGTGTCCATGGACTTGAGAGCCAACCTGaaatctgttaagaaggaagacacGGAGAAG GAAAGACCTGTCGAGGTGAGCGACTGGCGTAAGAATGTGGAAGCCATGTCAGGCATGGAAGGAAGGAAGAAGATGTTTGATGCTGCTAAGGTCCCAGCTGGACAGTAA